The Nitrospirae bacterium YQR-1 genomic interval GATGAGTTTTTTTCTCATGAAGTGTCTCTGAAGCAGTGTCCGCCGGTTCCGTGCTCTCAGTATTTGCCGTATCAACCTGAGATGTATCTCCAGCATCTTGCGGTTTCCTGTTGCCGCTGTCAAGCGATGGATGCTCAAATGGCTTGTGTTCAGCCTCAAACGCATTAGCGGAATTTAGAAAGTCCCTGTTTATTTTATCAAACTCCTCCTTAAAAGGAGCTGTCTCATCCTTGAGCTCATCATGTATCTGCTCTCGTAACACACCGTATGTTTTTTTGAAATAGCCAAGAAATTTGCC includes:
- a CDS encoding twin-arginine translocase TatA/TatE family subunit, producing MFDLGIQEMVVIFVVTLLVFGPKSMPEVAKNIGKFLGYFKKTYGVLREQIHDELKDETAPFKEEFDKINRDFLNSANAFEAEHKPFEHPSLDSGNRKPQDAGDTSQVDTANTESTEPADTASETLHEKKTHPEIKKNETTMSQV